In the genome of Dermacentor andersoni chromosome 3, qqDerAnde1_hic_scaffold, whole genome shotgun sequence, one region contains:
- the LOC126516651 gene encoding uncharacterized protein: MSSLENVQSLQDKLLMLNLLTTSQLSKSLSAFASQLDPQNVVRFFKCMESSCDFCTDKEDNFKDHLRVHVDLAHCTYCNEVAVNEQQLVEHMVTEHGSCRFQCALCFYRSQTVTHMRVHGIMVHSSKAVFWYMCKEKAPLNPKLAGHEKDHIGGYMCKDCSFKSHCTERFFEHLAVIHSGFFTIPCHVCSAQMDSPNSLIDHYTEMHNIHAFHCLYCDFGSQFDWDVIVHVTMCHPAKPFKIFCRGKELPPSFRTLKDLERSNINDGIPASFSSLSPPHSLKDEWQQSAQDKKPNLDLDVDVKVPVKNDVLRKYGNTGKDGLKSVFAMSETKCKCSAIFNDVAMFFQHLTEKHVLEHRFDCPKCVHLKCASVDDLFAHFVDLHTAFLRCCYKSCVFLGESQQGIDDHVIQVHQHFDLPQEEATEADHEETYPHTGSGIACPDSLECTEKKDEHLLERGVVYTCSLCCQTEMEPLDYFRHMSLGHGIKFFCGHCKKGYKLWKQMMMHHSRCHSELELSVKSFERNKVKDVTSELQSDCNNEGQGGVENKLAKSKDIELKIAGNTARSIVAMKPSKRGFRMTASRSATRIYPRKRHISSLSTALHYARTHKKTLLSSSEGSKHDLDKFRLLQPIPLGKIDATCSQQKKDKGHLSYFIVGQQKHPDEFRQTDQTKPENNRSAIVSPCASGSSVPQMEARKSPITASAHHRRGPSQENAEKARQPRSDCKPSFFCGHCFKSYRLLKPLITHQKSVHCGLPFAIRKLHMEKLEDITNDDVVKKYRDMATTKNVQPGDSILVGEEVCKVPSSDDADDADFEQSSCESQKSPSPKVKQKWRRIKLAYSESEDDEACSASQLSSREGFSYYGKPVEPIDFENIYVRFYDGDFRIVYYQLAGIVNVCPIVLVRKEIIM, translated from the coding sequence ATGAGCTCTTTGGAGAATGTGCAATCGCTGCAGGACAAACTTCTCATGCTCAACCTTTTGACAACATCTCAACTCAGCAAGAGCCTCAGCGCATTTGCAAGCCAACTGGACCCTCAAAATGTTGTGCGGTTCTTCAAATGCATGGAAAGCTCTTGTGACTTTTGCACTGATAAGGAAGACAACTTCAAGGATCATTTGCGTGTTCATGTCGACCTTGCACACTGCACCTACTGCAATGAGGTTGCTGTGAATGAGCAACAGCTGGTTGAGCACATGGTAACAGAACATGGTTCTTGCAGATTCCAGTGTGCATTGTGCTTTTACAGGTCACAGACAGTGACTCACATGCGAGTCCATGGCATAATGGTGCACAGCTCCAAGGCTGTGTTCTGGTACATGTGCAAGGAGAAGGCACCACTCAACCCTAAGCTCGCTGGCCATGAAAAAGACCATATTGGTGGTTACATGTGCAAGGACTGCAGCTTCAAGAGCCACTGCACGGAACGCTTTTTTGAACATCTTGCAGTCATTCATTCAGGTTTTTTTACTATTCCTTGTCATGTTTGTTCTGCACAAATGGACAGTCCAAACTCTCTCATTGACCATTATACAGAAATGCACAACATACATGCATTTCACTGCCTTTATTGTGACTTTGGGAGCCAATTTGACTGGGATGTGATTGTCCATGTGACCATGTGCCATCCAGCTAAACCTTTCAAGATTTTCTGCCGTGGAAAGGAGCTGCCACCATCCTTCAGGACACTGAAAGACCTAGAAAGGTCAAACATAAACGATGGCATTCCTGCCAGTTTCAGCAGCCTTTCGCCACCTCACAGTCTCAAAGATGAATGGCAACAAAGTGCTCAAGACAAGAAACCCAATCTCGACTTGGATGTTGATGTCAAAGTACCAGTTAAAAATGATGTGCTAAGGAAATATGGCAACACTGGAAAGGACGGGCTTAAATCTGTATTCGCTATGTCAGAAACCAAATGCAAATGCAGTGCTATTTTCAATGATGTTGCCATGTTTTTTCAACACCTGACTGAGAAACATGTGCTGGAACATCGTTTTGACTGTCCCAAGTGTGTGCACCTAAAATGTGCCTCTGTGGATGATTTGTTTGCACACTTTGTGGACTTGCACACTGCCTTTCTTCGTTGCTGCTACAAGAGCTGTGTCTTTCTTGGTGAGAGCCAGCAGGGTATTGACGACCATGTAATACAAGTACACCAGCATTTCGATTTGCCCCAAGAGGAAGCCACAGAGGCTGATCATGAAGAAACTTACCCCCACACCGGAAGTGGCATAGCATGTCCGGATTCTCTTGAGTGTACTGAAAAAAAAGATGAGCACCTCCTAGAAAGGGGTGTTGTTTATACTTGCAGCCTCTGTTGCCAGACTGAAATGGAGCCATTAGACTATTTTCGACACATGTCACTGGGTCATGGCATTAAGTTCTTCTGTGGTCATTGCAAAAAGGGCTACAAACTGTGGAAACAGATGATGATGCACCACAGCCGCTGTCACTCGGAGTTGGAGCTTTCAGTGAAGAGCTTTGAGAGAAACAAGGTGAAAGATGTAACTTCAGAATTGCAGTCGGACTGCAATAATGAAGGGCAGGGTGGAGTGGAGAACAAATTGGCAAAAAGCAAGGATATAGAACTAAAGATTGCCGGAAATACAGCAAGAAGCATAGTTGCCATGAAGCCCTCCAAACGTGGCTTCAGGATGACAGCGTCGAGGTCTGCAACAAGAATTTATCCTCGCAAGCGTCACATTTCTTCGCTGTCGACAGCTTTGCATTATGCCCGCACTCACAAAAAAACTCTGCTCTCATCGTCAGAGGGGTCCAAACATGATTTAGATAAATTCAGACTTCTGCAGCCAATTCCTTTGGGGAAAATTGATGCCACCTGTAGTCAGCAAAAAAAAGACAAGGGTCATTTAAGCTACTTCATAGTTGGTCAACAAAAACATCCTGATGAGTTTAGGCAGACAGATCAGACAAAGCCTGAAAACAACAGAAGTGCCATTGTCTCTCCATGTGCCAGTGGATCAAGTGTTCCACAAATGGAAGCCAGGAAATCGCCTATCACTGCCTCTGCCCACCACAGGAGAGGCCCATCACAGGAAAATGCGGAAAAGGCTCGACAACCCAGAAGCGATTGCAAACCATCCTTCTTTTGTGGCCATTGCTTCAAAAGTTACAGATTGTTGAAGCCTCTTATAACACACCAAAAAAGTGTTCATTGTGGACTGCCATTTGCCATTAGGAAATTGCACATGGAAAAGCTAGAAGACATCACAAATGATGATGTAGTCAAGAAGTACAGAGACATGGCCACTACAAAAAATGTCCAGCCAGGGGACTCAATTTTAGTTGGGGAGGAGGTTTGTAAAGTGCCTAGCAGTGATGACGCTGACGATGCTGACTTTGAACAGAGCAGTTGTGAAAGTCAAAAAAGTCCCAGTCCCAAggtaaaacaaaaatggcggcgcatTAAATTAGCGTATAGTGAATCTGAGGATGACGAAGCCTGTAGTGCCTCCCAACTTAGTAGTCGTGAAGGATTTTCTTACTATGGGAAACCAGTGGAACCTATTGACTTTGAAAATATTTATGTCCGATTCTACGATGGTGACTTTCGCATTGTGTACTACCAGTTGGCAGGCATTGTCAATGTTTGTCCTATTGTGCTGGTGCGCAAGGAAATCATAATGTAA